One genomic window of Medicago truncatula cultivar Jemalong A17 chromosome 1, MtrunA17r5.0-ANR, whole genome shotgun sequence includes the following:
- the LOC11412280 gene encoding probable pectinesterase/pectinesterase inhibitor 7 yields the protein MAFKHRSIAYLLSILLFVSLHVANGIPPETICGSTVNPTYCKNILANQNGNKKYLMMVGEGINQTVITGDHNVVDGFTTFNSATFAVVGQGFVAVNITFRNTAGPSKHQAVALRSGADMSTFYSCSFEGYQDTLYTHSLRQFYRECDIYGTVDFIFGNGAVVLQNCNIYPRLPLSGQFNSITAQGRTDPNQNTGTSIQNATIKAADDLAPKVGTVQTYLGRPWKEYSRTVFMQSFMDSFINPAGWHEWNGDFALNTLYYAEYSNRGAGSSTVNRVTWPGYHVIGATDAANFTVSNFLSGDDWIPQTGVPYSSGLI from the exons ATGGCTTTCAAGCACAGATCCATTGCCTATCTACTTTCGATCTTGCTCTTTGTATCCTTGCATGTAGCAAATGGTATTCCTCCAGAAACCATTTGTGGGTCTACCGTAAACCCTACTTATTGTAAAAACATACTTGCCAATCAAAATGGAAACAAAaagtacttgatgatggttggAGAGGGAATCAATCAAACAGTTATCACAGGAGACCACAATGTTGTTGATGGTTTCACAACATTCAATTCGGCTACATTTG CTGTAGTTGGTCAAGGGTTTGTGGCAGTTAACATAACATTTCGCAACACCGCTGGACCAAGCAAACACCAAGCAGTTGCACTAAGAAGTGGAGCAGATATGTCCACCTTCTATAGTTGTAGCTTTGAAGGGTATCAGGACACATTGTATACACATTCTCTAAGGCAGTTTTATCGAGAATGCGATATATACGGAACAGTTGACTTCATATTTGGAAATGGTGCAGTTGTTTTGCAAAATTGTAACATTTATCCTCGCCTTCCGCTAAGTGGACAATTCAATTCCATCACAGCTCAAGGTCGAACTGATCCAAATCAAAACACTGGAACTTCTATACAAAATGCAACTATTAAAGCAGCAGATGATTTGGCTCCGAAAGTTGGAACTGTACAAACATACCTTGGGAGACCGTGGAAAGAATATTCGAGGACAGTTTTTATGCAATCTTTCATGGACAGTTTCATAAACCCTGCTGGTTGGCATGAATGGAATGGTGATTTTGCGTTGAATACTTTGTACTATGCAGAGTACAGCAACAGAGGAGCGGGTTCAAGCACCGTGAATCGAGTGACATGGCCTGGTTATCATGTTATCGGTGCTACCGATGCAGCCAATTTCACGGTGTCCAATTTCTTGAGTGGTGATGATTGGATTCCTCAAACTGGTGTTCCATACTCCAGTGGATTGATATAG